GGTAAACAGTATGTTAGCACACTGCGTTTGGCCCAACAGGGTGAAGTGCCCCCCTTAGTCTACCAGTCAGATGCAAGATACAAGGAAAACACGTTAGCCCGATTCATAAGTCGCCAAGTTATGTACGATCCACAGTTGGTTGATGAAATGTTAAATTCAAAACAGAAGGATGTTATCGTAGAGTTTTTACGGAAATTCGAACCTAAGACGGTGGACGTTAGAATAACATTGGATAGGATTATCGCAGTCGATATTGGCTTAGATTCGTTCTTACCGGTTAATCATCTTGGGGGTGGGCCGGGGCGTATGTTAACGATTCTTAGTGGGCTCTATGGAACGAGGACTGGAATCCTGATAATAGATGAAGTTGAGAATGGTTTCCATGTCTCTTCTATTACAGAACTTTGGCGTATGATCCTTGAGCATTCAAGAATCACAAACACTCAGGTATTTGTTACCACTCACAGTAGAGATGTGTTAGAAGGTCTGAATGACGTTCTAGTCGGAGAACAGGATTCAGTTGCCTGCTATTGGTTGAGTAAGCTTGATTCTGACCAAATCAAAGCCTATAGATATTCGCCACTCGAGTTGGCAGGAGCACTCGATGCGAATATCGATATTCGTCACTAAGGAAGAAATTGAATCATATTTTAGTCGAAGGAACTGAAGACGAAAAGTTCCTCAACTCATATATTCGGTTTTTGAATATCCCTGCTTTGGATTTTGAAATTAGACCAATAATGGGGAAAGGTAATATACATAGTTTTAGAAACGATATCGATGACTTGATTCGGAGAGATGTTAATGTCGTTATTGTATTTGATGCCGACCAATCTTTCGAAGATACATTAGATCAAATCCGGGACGCACTGAGTGGAATCATAGTCGAGAAGCAAGAGCAACAAGTTCCATGTTTTTTGTTTCCAAACAACCACTTAAATGGTGCCCTTGAGGATTTACTTGAACAGATAACAAAGCGAGAGCATGCAAAGATCTTCGCATGCTTCGAGTCGTACTCGCGTTGTATTGGTGAAAATTACATTACGCCAAATAAAAAAGGAAAGATTTACGCTTACAAGGAAGCGCTGGGTATATTGAATACGCCTTTCGAATCCTGTAGTTGGGACTTTGAAAACCTAGCTCTCGATCCATTACGTGTTTTTCTCCTGGGTAGTCTACGCACGTCGTAGGTGATGTTACAGTTACTTTTAAAGTAAAACCGGAGGCATAAGTTCAACCCATATCTTATGCCTCCGGTTTTTTAACCTTTGAAGTAACCTGTAATACGTAGTAGAGTAAAACAAATCTGCCAATGATGCCGTTTTCATTAATTTCAATGGGGTATTCCTGTCGGTGCCGTTTACGGATAAAAACTGACCGTCAATCTGACGTTAACTAGCCACAGTTACTGACACCAGATATCAGCAGAAACGAAATATCCGAATTTTGAATGTGGTATACCCAATAACGTAATTACTTTTTGTTGTATCATAAGATACCTGACTAAAGCATTAAATTGGTGTTCTATGCCAGTATGGACTTCAATAGTCGGAGAGTGCAGATCCGAGACAGTTAAGAGTCTCGAATTGAATCATCCGGTTTGCTACGAGCCCCAGAGAATTTGGTGTAAGAGACAAAAGTTTGTGTACTGATTGAGAATTTACCCTAAGCAGTATTGTCTCTATCATCTGAGAAACAAAACCGGCCATCGGCGTTCGGTGTTATTACCTAGTGGACACTTTTAGACCTGCTGATGGCTTCCCCCTCTGGGAGAAAGAACAGTTAGATTCTACTGCGATGGCATAATAAACACGCAGCCGGTTGACCAGTTACGGATCGATCTCGGTTTTAAATTCTGAAGGCATCCAAATCGAATCGGATCGTTTTGGGGATTCACTTAACTCATCGAGTAGTAACAATTCATCACTAGTTTCACGACCTGCGCCTTGTCCTCAGATCTTGTTTAACATGAAGTAATAACCGGCGTTCTTAAGAGAACACGGCGTAGTATTCCTCCGTTCGATTGAGTGGCTAACACTTGTAGAGTAACTTTGTGGCTATCAGTTCAACCACATTCTCGATGCCGCCTCAGGTACTAGTGAATCCAAGCTGGACGAAGTGGGCATTTTGGTTTTAATGACTCCCAATGAGGCTAATGATTTAGTAGTATCCGAACAACACGGTCCAGCACTCCTATAGAAAAAATGTCAATATAGGTTTATACCAGAATCCTGTGTCTTGTTTTACGTGTCTTGCTTGACACGAAACCAATTGGCAGTGGAACTCCACACATTGTTGGATTTAGTAGATTAATCATATAGGGTTCGATCTCTTGTTGTGTTTTCTTAATTGTTTCTTTATTACAATGCCTTCCCGTACACTCCACAGTATTCACTCACATACATCCCAACAGTGCACCTTCAATCCTACGTTGAATCTTTCTCTTCCATCCCGCTAAAATGTCACAACCCGGTTTTGTACTCAGCAAGAACGTGACAGTCTGAGCAGCCACGCAACTTTTTATACAATTAAGTCACGGTCACATATCTGTATCCGCATTGTCGTAATCTACGATTTAACTGTGGGTCAATTCGTTGGAATTACGGCAGGGAGTCTTACATAGGTAGGTTGGTATACCCCAGGCAGGATTCGAACCTGCGACCCTCGGATTAGAAGTCCGATGCTCTGTCCGACTGAGCTACTGGGGCGCACCACCTTCAATATATGGGATCGGGGGTTGCTGTCAACACGAGAGTGGGACGGCCCCGGGTCGACTTTTTGCGGTAGAAAGCGAGATTTCAAAAACGGCTTCCGACTGTTGAGGTATGCCGCATTGAAGCGGTCACTCAACAGTTCATCTTCACATGGGAGCCAAAATGAAACGTCTTCTACCGCTTTTATTATTACTCGCGACACCGGGTACGGCCTGGAGTGCTTTCGAACCGGTTTACGCCGGTGCCAGACCCGTCGGCATGGCGGGTGCTTTCGTGGCCGTCGCGGACGACGCCGAAGCGTCGTTCCTGAACCCGGGCGGTACGCCCAGGATAGGCCGGCTTGCCCTGACGAGCTACTATACGCGGCTCTTCGGCATGAAGGAACTGGCCCAGGTGGCCGTCTCCGCCGTCGCGCCGACGGGCCTGGGGCACTTCGGCCTGTTCTATCACGGACTGGGTAGCTCGCTGTACCGGGAAAGTGTCTTCGGCCTCTCCTACGGACGGTCCTTTGGCAGGCGGTTCCATGCGGGACTCGCCCTACGCAGATTGAGCCTTTCCATTGAAAACTACGAAGGCGCTTCCGCCGTTGCGATGGATGCGGGGATCCTTCTGGATCTCCCCTACGATCTTCGTCTTGGTGCGATGGCTCATGCCGTCGGCCGTTTTTCTCAATCCGGTCCCGCCGCGGAAAGCCCCCGCATCATCCAGGCGGGCTTGAGCCGGACGGGAGACCGTCTGACAGTTTCCTTCCAGCTCGACCGCCACCCCCGTCATGGCTACACCACGAGAGTGGGCCAGGAATTCCGCCTGGCCGAGTCCGTTACGATCCGTGCCGGTCTGACCACCGATCCTTCTCTGTTCTACGTCGGCCTGGGCCTGTCGAAGGGACGGGTCAAAACGGACTACGCCCTCTCGTCCCACGCCCTCCTCGGCATCACGCACCGGTTTTCCCTTACCATGGAGTTCGGTTGATATGCGTCTGTTCATGAAACCAATGTGGCGCGTACTGGCCGTCGGTTCCCTTGCGACGATGATGAGCGTGCCTGAAAAACGGGCGGCCCAGGATCTCGACTACTCGATCGATGCGCTGATCGACCGGGAAGCCGCCGATGTCGATCCGGAGGACATCGCGCTGCTGGTATCGCTGCGACGCGACCCGCTCGATATCAACCGGGCGGGCCGTACCGAGTTGGAACAGCTTCCGTGGATCACGCCTGCCCTCGCCGGCGCGATCGTGACCTGGCGTGAAAGACACGGCCCCTTCGGCAACGCCGGCGAACTCATACGGGTTCAGGGTTTCACGCCTGCCCTTGTTTCGAGGATCAGTCCCTTTGTTCGCGCGGCAGGAGGCGGCGCAGGGGACGATCGAAGTTTCGATTCCACCGGGCGCCTGCGCGTGGCACGAAGCCGCACCGACCGTCCCGACACCCCGGGAAACGGAGTCCTGGGTATGCAGGCGGACATTGGACTGGGAAGCAGGTTCAAGCTGGGAGGACGGGGCGAACGCCGGGACCGGGGCGGCGAAACCCGGTGGCGGTCCGGATACGTGGAATTCGGCGGTTCGGCTACTTCCCGCAGGCTGATCCTTGGGTATTTTGAAAAGGATTTCGGCCAGGGACTGATATGGCGCAGCCATTCGATCCGGCCCTCCACGGCCAGTCTCAGCGCGTCGGTGAAACGCCGCATCCGTGGCCTGCGGCCCGTGCGGACGACCTATGCATCGGGCGCTCGGCTCGGCGCGGCGCTGCGGATCGACCGTCGAGGATTCAGCCTGACGGGGATCCTTTCGCGGACCGATTCAGGCAAATGGGAGCCAGGCGGCCGCCTTGGCTGGAACCGGAACGGAGGGTTGGTCGGTATCTCGGTCCTGCAATCGGATGGTAGCCTGCGCGTTGGTACGGACCTCGACTTCCTATACGGCGGCACGAACCTGTTCGGTGAAATGGCGATCGACGGCGAGGGTTATCAGACTATTCAGGGAGGCATGGTCTGGAGCATGGATGGCGTGGAAGGCGGACTGACCTTCCACCGCCAGCCGGATGCACGGTTGATTGAAAAGTCGGAAAGAACGTGGCAGAGCCTGCTTGTGCGCTGGCGGCCGGATCGCCGGACCACGCTTCAACTGAGCATCGAACCCCGGTTGACCTACCTGGAACTGTATCGGCGCAGTACCATGCGGTTTCGCCGCAGAATGGGGCGCGGTGTCATAGCCTCAGGAGTGTGGCGCCGTGAAACGGATGAGCGTCAGGTCACCGGATCGGCCTTGCTGGACACCTGGCGGGGACAGGTGGCCTGGCGGGTGCCGGACCGGGTCCAGTGGCGAGCCCGCTACGAGCGGCGCGGCCGGTCCGGTTTGAAGCCCGAACACGATCTGCGGCTGTACATGCGGTACCGATCCAAAGACCGCTTCAGCCTGTCCGCGCAGTGGGAATACACGCTGGCCGGATTTCCCACGCCGGAGGATACGCTTGCCGGGTTCTCCGGTCCGGAATCTTCGGCATCCCTGTTTAATACGAATCACCGCGCGAGGTGGGTTATCCTGCTATACGGACCGGTCGGACCGGGCGTTTCAACTCTGGTTCGCTACACGCGGACCCGCCAGACCCGTTACGATCAACTCAAGGTACCCCTCGTCGAAACACGGTGGGTTCTGCAGTTGAATGCCCGGTGGTGAATGGGTAGTTCATCATCTCAAGTGGTTGAAGGAACCATATCAGGAGGCAAGTGAAAATTCAGAGAACAGTCCCTGACCGATGACTTAGAAGAAGAGTTCAGACAGCTGATTTCCAAAATATATGACGCCGTGCATGAAGGGAGGACCAGGTTGTTTCATGAAAAGACTACGCTCGACGACCTGTTCGTGACGGGCGAAGGCTCGCACGATAAAATCACCAATATACCTGATAAGTTCAAAGATCACTTAGTGGTTGCGTCGAACGGTAACCGGTCCTGGCTGGTCTGGAAACAGAACTGCTCTCCGTACTTAGGTGACCGGCCATAGGCTATGGGCGCGGCAGGATCATTCCATCCGCGCATCGAGGATGACGCGCCCCAATAGTTCACAGGTCAGTTTCGCGGCGACGATCGCCGTCCCGCCGTCCCGGTCCAGCTTCGGATTGAGCTCGACCACATCGCCGCCGACCACGTACGGCGCACGCATCTCGGCAACGACCTCGAGCACCTGGCGCACGCTCAGTCCGCCCGGTTCGGGATGGGAGACGCCCGGCGCGAAACCGGGGTCGAGCGCATCGACGTCCATCGAGATGTAGACCGGCGTGTCGAACGCCAGCGCGGGAACCGGTCCGGTCGAGAAGGCGGGGATTACCTCGACGTTGTGTCGCTTCGCCGCGTCGTGCTGCGCGGGTGTGAAACTTCGAATACCGACCTGGACCAGTCGCTCGACGAGGCCGTCTTCCAGGATGCGGGCCATGGGGCAGGCGTGAGAATAGCGGTTGCCTTCGAAGTCGGGGTACAGATCCGGGTGCGCGTCGAAGTGCAGGAGGCTGATCCGGCCGTGTTTCGCGGCGAAAGCGCGAACTACGGGATAGGTGACCGCATGATCGCCGCCCAGGACGACGAGCCGAGACGTTTCGTCCAGTGCCTGCCTGACCCCACGCTCGATGACATCGATGGGTTCGCGCGCGCCTTTTTCATCCGGTA
Above is a genomic segment from Gemmatimonadota bacterium containing:
- a CDS encoding ATP-binding protein; translated protein: MYDPQLVDEMLNSKQKDVIVEFLRKFEPKTVDVRITLDRIIAVDIGLDSFLPVNHLGGGPGRMLTILSGLYGTRTGILIIDEVENGFHVSSITELWRMILEHSRITNTQVFVTTHSRDVLEGLNDVLVGEQDSVACYWLSKLDSDQIKAYRYSPLELAGALDANIDIRH
- the speB gene encoding agmatinase, encoding MSDSIKVGLLGVGFDANSTFRRGPASAPPAIRAALGSESGNPYSETGVRVWPSDSVLDHSDLEVPDEKGAREPIDVIERGVRQALDETSRLVVLGGDHAVTYPVVRAFAAKHGRISLLHFDAHPDLYPDFEGNRYSHACPMARILEDGLVERLVQVGIRSFTPAQHDAAKRHNVEVIPAFSTGPVPALAFDTPVYISMDVDALDPGFAPGVSHPEPGGLSVRQVLEVVAEMRAPYVVGGDVVELNPKLDRDGGTAIVAAKLTCELLGRVILDARME